The region TTTTTATTTTTGTAGGTTGTAGTTCAACTACAAAAAGTATAAATACCTCAGAGTATGAAAAAAATACGACAACAAAAGTTTATGAAGATATTTCAAAAGATGCAATATTTGAAGCAGCTAAAAAAGTATTCATTCTTTTAGGAAAAGAGCAATTTAGAATAGATTCATATAGAAACAATTTAGAAGTTCAAAAAACTAAACTTAATCATTTCCCTTTTTATGCCTATACTACAAATGATATTTGGAACATCTCAATTGAAGAGGAAGATGGAAAATCTATTGTTAAAATTAATTTAAAAAGAATTAAAGATTTTGATAAAGAGACTAGTGAGTATTTGTCAAAAGATTTACATAAATTTCTTTTAGAAAGAATAGATTATTTATTAGGATTAAATGATAAATGGAATAGTTGTATGGTTTCATTAGATGATGCTTTATGTGATGGAATCGATTTAAATACAATAAATTCACCAACAAAAGATGATTTGGTTACAAATATTTTAATTTCTCAAAGAAAAGCTAGTAAATCTTTATCTGAAATTGAAGATGATATATTAGCTGATGATATAGTTTTTACTTTAGAGGATTCAAATAATGATATTCTTGAAAAACAAAATGGAAATTTAGAAGATACTCAAGAAAGTCTTGAGGCAGAAGATGCGTTAGATAAAAAAATTCAGGAATTAGATGATATAGTAAATACAAATATTGATAAAACACTGGATAGAATAAAAACAGAAAATGAATAGATTAATAACAATTTTTTTATTATCTTTTTTACATCTTTATGCAGTTTCAATTGATGAAGCAATAAGTAATATAGAAAAAAAGAAATATTCACTTGCTTTAGAACAATTAAATAAACTTGCATTGGAAGATAATCCTTTAGCTCAATATAACCTTGGATTGTTAAATTATAAAGGTTTAGGTGTTGAGCAAAATAAAGAATTGGCTTTATTTTGGTATGAAATTGCTGCAAAAAATGGGAATAAAGAAGCTCAAAATAATCTTGCTCATATGTATTTTCTTGGAGAAGTTGTTAATAAAGATTTAAAAATAGCAAAATATTGGTATGAGCAATCTGCTAATCAAGGATATGCTTTAGCTCAATTAAATCTTGGATTAATTTATGAAAAAAATCCAACAAAAGAGAATCTTGAAATAGCTTTTAAATACTACAAAGACTCTGCTCAACAAGGTGTAGTTATTGCACAAAATAATTTAGCTTCAATGTATTATTATGGAAAAGGAGTTAAAAAAGATAAGAAAAAAGCTTTATATTGGTATCAAGTTTCATCAAATGCTGGAGATAAGGTAGCACAATATAATTTAGCCATGATGTATTTGTCTGGTGATGTAGTAGAAAAAGATTTTGAAAAAGTAGTTTTTTGGCTAGAAAAATCTTCAGTTCAAAATTATAAAACAGCAATAATAAAATTGGCAGATATTTATAGAAATGGTAATATCACTTCGCAAGATTATAAAAAAGCTTTCCAGTTATATAAAAAAGCCGCAAATCAGAATAACCTTAAATCAATGTACTATTTAGGTCTATTTTATTATAACGGTTATGGTACAACTAAAAATATGGAAAAAGCTAGATATTGGTTGAAAATGGCAGAATCACAAGGTCATGAAAGATCAAAAAATTTTTTAGAAACACATAAATTTTTTTAAATCCACACACTCTACATATTAATATTATAATATGTATTAATTCTACAAATTAAGTTTCAACCTAAATTAATTATGTATTATACGTTTATAAAAAAGGAAAATAATGAAAAAATTGTTTAAAATAAATATTTTATTTATATTACTTTTTACAAATTTTTTATATGCAAAAGATAGTAGATTAGATCTAATAAAAGCTAATAACGAAATAAGAGTATGTATTTGGCCACAATACTATGGAATCTCGTATATTGATATAAGAACACAAAAACTTGAGGGTATTGATAGTGATTTAGCTATTGAATTAGCAAAAGATTTAAATGTCAATTTAAAATTAGTTAAAAGTTCATTTCCAACACTTATAGATGATATAAGCTCAAACAAATGTGATATTGCAATGTTTGCCATAGGTAATACAGAAAAAAGAAGAGAAAAAATAAGATTTACAACCCCTCATTTAGAAAGTGATATTTACGCTGTTACAACAAAAACAAACAAAAAAGTTAAAACTTGGGATGATATTGATAAAAAGGGTGTAGTAGTTGCAGTTGCAAAAGGAACTTACCATGAACCTATTATGAAAGAAAAATTAAAAAATGCAAAGCTAGTAGTAATTAAAGGGTTTAAACAAAGAGAGGATGAAGTAAGAGCAGGTAGAGCAGATGTTTTTATGACTGATTATCCTTATGGTAAAAAAATGTTAGCAAAAACAGATTGGGCAAAATTAATTATTCCTAAAAATACTTTCTATTTAATTCCTTATGCTTGGACAATGAAATATGGTGATGATAAATTTTACAATAGAGTAGAAAAGTTTATTAAAGATATTAAAACTGATGGACGATTAAAAAAGCTTGCTAAAAGAAATGGTTTATTACCTATAGTTAAATTAAAGTAATTTATTAATAGATAGTGTATAGTTATGAAGTTAAATATTAAATTGTTTATTGGTGCTTTTATATCATTTTTGATAATTACAAGTAGTATTATGTATGCCTTGTCTATTTTAAAAGAAGAAGCTGTAAATAATTATTTAACAATATCAAAACTAAATGCAAAATCTTTTTCTAAAGGTTTAAACCAAGATATTAGTAACATTGAACAAATAATTACAAATATTGCATCTTTATTTGATTTAGAAAAAGTTGATATAAATAATCGATTAGAACAAATGCAAATAAACTATCCTCAAATTAGATCTTTAAATATTTTAAAAAATGAAAAAATAATCTATAGCTCAAATATTTATAATTTGGGAGTGGTTATAAATAATCAAAACTTTTTCCCTAAAACTTTATTTGATGATAATATTTTAAAAGTATCTACTCCTTGGACTGGAAGAGATTTTATAAGTGGTAATGATATATATAATTATGAAGATGATTCTGAAACAATTGAAAAGTCATTTATTCCTATTTCTAAAAAAATAGAAACAATAGAAGGTGATTTTAAAGTTATAATTAACTTAAATAGTGATTACTTTATAAATAGTTTTATTACAAATATAGATTCTGAAAATGTAGTTTTTGAATTAGTTAGATTAGATGGAATATTATTACTAAGTTCTGATAGTACAAAGTCTATTGGAAAAGATATTGAAGAGATCGATATTTTGAATAAAACGATAAAAAATAATATATACACAGGAGTAAAAGATATTGCTGGAGTAAAATATATTTTAACTTCAACCTTAACAAAAAATTATCCAATTGGCATTTTTGTAAAACTTGATTATGAAAAAAATCTTCTAAGTTGGAATAAAAAACAATATAGTTTTTTTATCATAATTATTACAATATTAATCATAAGTATCTTAATAGCATTAGTTTTTTTCTTTTTATATAATAAAAAAAGAGAAGATGAAATAAAGACACATAAATTGCAAATTCAAGAACAAGAAAAATTTAAATTTTTATTTCAAGATTCTCATTTTTTAGCTGTTGTATTAGATTTTGAAGGAAAAATTTTTGATATAAATAATTTAGCTATAAACTTTTTAGGAAAAAAAGCTATTCATTTAAGAGGAAATAATTTTTGGGATTTAGATTGTTGGAATGACGAATCAAGAAAAACTATAAAGTTTTTTATAAAAAATATAAATAGAAATAACATAGAAACAGAAGTTATAGCAATAGACAAAAATAAACAAGAAAGAGTTATTGATATAACTATTTCATCCTTAGACACTGAAAATGGCAAAATTATTGTTGTTATAGGTTTTGATATAACTGAAAGAAAGTCTAGAGAAAAAAGATTAAAACAAGCATATACTGTTTTTAATAATACTAGAGATGGTATTATGATTACAGATAAAGAAACAAAACTTATAGATGTAAATAAATCTTTTGAGAAAATTACTGGTTATAAAAAAGAGGAAGTAATAGGAGAAAAAACAAAAATATTAAGGTCTTCTTTAAATGATGAAATCTTCTATAATAAAATGTGGGAAAAAATAAACAAATTTGGCTATTGGGAAGGTGAAATAATAAATAAAAATAAAAATCAAGAAGAGTTCACTGAATGGCTAACAATAAATGCAATTTTTGATAAAAATGGTGAAGTGTTAAATTATATTGGAGTTTTTAGTGATATTACAGAACAAAAAATAAAAGAGAAACTTTTAAAAGAAAAAGATGATGTTTTATACCAACAATCAAAAATGGCTGCTATGGGGGAAATGATAGCTAATATTGCTCATCAATGGAGACAACCTTTATCAGTAATATCTACTGCTGCTACAGGAATGGTTCTTAAGAAAAATATTGGTATATCAGATGAAAAAGATGATATAGAATCATTACTTTTTATTAATGACTCATGTCAATACTTATCAAAAACTATAGATGATTTTAGAAATTTTTTAAAAGTTGATAAAGATGTAAGGAAGTTTAATATCCATACAGCAATTGAAGATTCATTAACATTGTCTAGTATTAAAGTAAAAAGTGAAGAGATTAATATTGTACTAAATTTAGAAAAATTGCAAGTTTATGGAATAAAAAATGAGTTTATTCAAGTTTTGATTAATATCTTAAATAATGCAAAGGATGCTTTAGAGTCTTCTAAAATAAAAAATAAAATATTGTTAATTAATGTAACCGAAGAAGATGGTTATATTTATATAAAAATTCAAGACAATGCTGGAGGAATTCCTGAAAACATAATTAATAGAGTTTTTGAACCATATTTTACAACTAAACATCAATCAAAAGGTACGGGGATAGGTTTATATATGTGTGAAGAGATTATTAAAAATCATATGAAAGGATTTTTATCTGTAAAGAATAAAGAATTTAAATATAATAAACAAGAATACAAAGGAGCATGTTTTATTATTAAAGTACCAAATAAAAAATAAAAAGCAATATTTAAAGAGCTTTTTTATATAATTTCACTCTCAAATTTATGACCCCGTCGTCTAGTGGCCAAGGACGTCAGGATTTCCTCCTGAAGACGGATGTTCGAATCATCCTGGGGTCGCCAACTTATATTTACTATAAAATCAATTTAATGCTGTACATTTTTTAAAAAGTGCAAAGAAAATTGATAGAATAAATCTTAAATATGAACATTATTAATGGTATATTTTTATATTCTTCTTCTTTTAAGCGATTAAGAGAATATTTACATTGTAAATTTAGTTGACAAAAATTATTAATTTTGGTTATTATAGCGAAAAAATTAGGATGACAAATGAAATATTTATTACAAATTGATTTTCCACATAATGGACCTTTTGGTAAAGAGATGAGTGAAGCTATGGCTGATTTAGCAAAAGATATTGCTACAGAAGAGGGCTTGGAGTTTAAAATTTGGACTGAAAATGAAGCTACTAAAGAAGCTGGTGGAATTTATGTATTTAATAATCTTGATGATGCAAATAGATATTTAGAAAAACACACAAAGAGACTACAATCTTTTGGATATGACAATATCAAGTCAAAGATATTTAATATAAATGAAGAGTTAAGTGTACTTTCTAAGGCTGAGTTTTTGAAGGTTTAAATATCTTTAAAAACTAATATTCTTTTATTCTTTGATTATCTTATTTTTTATTCATTATACAATTAACAAAAAGTAAATAAATTATGAAATTTATTTCATAATTTATTCATAAAAAGTTCATTTACTTGTAATACAATCCTTTAAACTTTATAAAGGAACCTTCGAGTGAATATTATTTTTAAACTTTTAAAATATTATTTTTTATTAATAAGTATATTTTTTATTGGACGGCTTGTACTATTTATTAGCTATTTTGACCATTTTATTGATTCTGATTCAAATATCTACTTAAGCTTTTTATATGGCTTAAAAATGGATACAATCGTTGCTTCAATAATATTAATTATTCCAACATTTATGTTAACAATTATGCCTAGATATTTTAGTAATATTATAGACAAAATATTAAAAATTTATTTTTTAGTATTTTCGATTTTTGCAATTTTTATTGAAGTAGCAACTTTCCCTTTTATGGCACAATATGATTCTAGACCAAACTATTTGTTTATAGAATATCTTGAATATTCAAAAGAAGTTTCTTCAATGATCTTTGCAGATTATAAGATTGAACTTCTAATTGCATTTACTATTATCTTAAGTTTTTGTTTTTTATATCTAAAAAAATATAAAGATAGTTTTGTTGAATTATTTGAAATAAATTATTTTAAGAGATTTTTATTGTTTTTGCCTTTGATGATAGTTCTTTTTATAGGGATTCGTTCATCTTTTGGACATAGACCTGCAAATATTTCTGATGCCATGTATTCATCTAATAGAGTATTAAATGAAGTAAGTAAAAACTCTATTTATAGTATTGGTTATGCCTTATATTCTTCTTTTAAACACAGTAATAAAGATATTCAAAAAAGATATGGAAGTATGAGTATTGATGAAGCAATAAAAAGAGTAGAAAAAAGACTTAAGATAGAACAAGGTGATGCTAAATATGTTTTAAATAGAAAAGAGCCTACACATTTCTCAAATGATAATAAAAAAAATATAGTTATATTTATTCAAGAGAGTATGGGATACCAGTTTGTTAAGGCAGTTGGAGGAGAAGATGGTATAACACCAAATTTTAATTCATTAGCAAAAGAGGGGATTTTATTTAAGCAATTATATTCAAATGGAACACGAAGTGTTAGAGGAATTGCAGGACTTACTTCAGGTATTTTTTCAATCCCAGGAAAAGGTGTGGTAAAAAGAAATAAAGCACAAAATGGTTTTTCTACAATTGCCTCTTTACTTAAGCCTTTCGGATATTATTCATCATTTATATATGGTGGAGAAAGTAGATTTGATAATATGAAATCTTGGTTTTTAGGAAATGGTTTTGATGAGATTATTGACCAAGAAAAGTTTACTAATCCAGAGTTTGTAGGAACTTGGGGAGTAAGTGATGAAGATGTAGTAAAAAAAGCAAATGAAGAGTATAAAAAACTTTATAAAGATAATCAAAAATTTGTATCAGTAATATTTTCTACCTCAAATCATACACCATTTGATTTCCCTGATGGAAAGATAGAGTTAGTAAAAGGTGAAGCAAAAAAGAGTGTAAAAAATGCAGTTAAATATGCAGATTATGCTATTGGTGAATTTATTAAATTAGCTAAAAAAGAGGATTATTATAAAGATACGA is a window of Halarcobacter sp. DNA encoding:
- a CDS encoding tetratricopeptide repeat protein, with protein sequence MNRLITIFLLSFLHLYAVSIDEAISNIEKKKYSLALEQLNKLALEDNPLAQYNLGLLNYKGLGVEQNKELALFWYEIAAKNGNKEAQNNLAHMYFLGEVVNKDLKIAKYWYEQSANQGYALAQLNLGLIYEKNPTKENLEIAFKYYKDSAQQGVVIAQNNLASMYYYGKGVKKDKKKALYWYQVSSNAGDKVAQYNLAMMYLSGDVVEKDFEKVVFWLEKSSVQNYKTAIIKLADIYRNGNITSQDYKKAFQLYKKAANQNNLKSMYYLGLFYYNGYGTTKNMEKARYWLKMAESQGHERSKNFLETHKFF
- a CDS encoding ABC transporter substrate-binding protein, whose amino-acid sequence is MKKLFKINILFILLFTNFLYAKDSRLDLIKANNEIRVCIWPQYYGISYIDIRTQKLEGIDSDLAIELAKDLNVNLKLVKSSFPTLIDDISSNKCDIAMFAIGNTEKRREKIRFTTPHLESDIYAVTTKTNKKVKTWDDIDKKGVVVAVAKGTYHEPIMKEKLKNAKLVVIKGFKQREDEVRAGRADVFMTDYPYGKKMLAKTDWAKLIIPKNTFYLIPYAWTMKYGDDKFYNRVEKFIKDIKTDGRLKKLAKRNGLLPIVKLK
- a CDS encoding PAS domain-containing sensor histidine kinase, yielding MKLNIKLFIGAFISFLIITSSIMYALSILKEEAVNNYLTISKLNAKSFSKGLNQDISNIEQIITNIASLFDLEKVDINNRLEQMQINYPQIRSLNILKNEKIIYSSNIYNLGVVINNQNFFPKTLFDDNILKVSTPWTGRDFISGNDIYNYEDDSETIEKSFIPISKKIETIEGDFKVIINLNSDYFINSFITNIDSENVVFELVRLDGILLLSSDSTKSIGKDIEEIDILNKTIKNNIYTGVKDIAGVKYILTSTLTKNYPIGIFVKLDYEKNLLSWNKKQYSFFIIIITILIISILIALVFFFLYNKKREDEIKTHKLQIQEQEKFKFLFQDSHFLAVVLDFEGKIFDINNLAINFLGKKAIHLRGNNFWDLDCWNDESRKTIKFFIKNINRNNIETEVIAIDKNKQERVIDITISSLDTENGKIIVVIGFDITERKSREKRLKQAYTVFNNTRDGIMITDKETKLIDVNKSFEKITGYKKEEVIGEKTKILRSSLNDEIFYNKMWEKINKFGYWEGEIINKNKNQEEFTEWLTINAIFDKNGEVLNYIGVFSDITEQKIKEKLLKEKDDVLYQQSKMAAMGEMIANIAHQWRQPLSVISTAATGMVLKKNIGISDEKDDIESLLFINDSCQYLSKTIDDFRNFLKVDKDVRKFNIHTAIEDSLTLSSIKVKSEEINIVLNLEKLQVYGIKNEFIQVLINILNNAKDALESSKIKNKILLINVTEEDGYIYIKIQDNAGGIPENIINRVFEPYFTTKHQSKGTGIGLYMCEEIIKNHMKGFLSVKNKEFKYNKQEYKGACFIIKVPNKK
- a CDS encoding monooxygenase; translated protein: MKYLLQIDFPHNGPFGKEMSEAMADLAKDIATEEGLEFKIWTENEATKEAGGIYVFNNLDDANRYLEKHTKRLQSFGYDNIKSKIFNINEELSVLSKAEFLKV
- a CDS encoding LTA synthase family protein, with translation MNIIFKLLKYYFLLISIFFIGRLVLFISYFDHFIDSDSNIYLSFLYGLKMDTIVASIILIIPTFMLTIMPRYFSNIIDKILKIYFLVFSIFAIFIEVATFPFMAQYDSRPNYLFIEYLEYSKEVSSMIFADYKIELLIAFTIILSFCFLYLKKYKDSFVELFEINYFKRFLLFLPLMIVLFIGIRSSFGHRPANISDAMYSSNRVLNEVSKNSIYSIGYALYSSFKHSNKDIQKRYGSMSIDEAIKRVEKRLKIEQGDAKYVLNRKEPTHFSNDNKKNIVIFIQESMGYQFVKAVGGEDGITPNFNSLAKEGILFKQLYSNGTRSVRGIAGLTSGIFSIPGKGVVKRNKAQNGFSTIASLLKPFGYYSSFIYGGESRFDNMKSWFLGNGFDEIIDQEKFTNPEFVGTWGVSDEDVVKKANEEYKKLYKDNQKFVSVIFSTSNHTPFDFPDGKIELVKGEAKKSVKNAVKYADYAIGEFIKLAKKEDYYKDTIFLIAADHNVRVYGEDIVPVDMFQIPGLILADGIKPQTYEKLATQPDLLATVLDLAGIETNNSIMGHSIFSDKKQNLNLMQFNDRYALRVDDKVSVLRPNTKPLTFLYKNKHLVKALEDIELEKDLLAFIVLLNHIYENKLFR